CAAACAACTCGTCCAGCGTCGTCCGGCCGGCCATGTCCACCGCGCCGGCGCCGATGTCGCTGGCGATCTTCGAGGTCAGCCCGGCCTCCGCCGGCGAGCCGGAAACGGCGATCGTCACTCCGTGCCGGTCCCGGAGATGCCTGCCGAGAGCGGCAAATCGTTCGGCCGGCCACCGCTTGATTTCCCCGAACGCGGCGCCGGGAGCGATGACGATATAGCCGATGGTATTGTTCAAACCGAACTTTTTCCGCACGGTTTCGACATCGGCAGAGGAGATGGATTTCAACTCGGGAAACGGCGCTGGGCCGTCCGCCGGCCGGTTGCCGGAAACCGTTCCGTCGGTCAGGGCGAGATGAAGGCGGCTTTCGTGAATCGCGTCGGCCCAGGGGGGAACCGATGCCGGGTCGTTCAGAAAGAGCCCGCGGCCTTCTCCGATGAACCCCCGACGCCTGACGCCGCCGCACAGAAACGCCAGAAAGGCGCTCCTGAACGAACGCGGAAGGACGATGATGCGGTCATATCGGCGTCTTCGGATCGCGATGAGTTCCGGCAGGAGGTTCCAGAACGGCTGTTTCGTGTCGAGGCCGACGACGTCGCCGATGTCGGGAGAAAGGGAATACACCGGCGCGAGCGCCGGTCTTGTGAGTATGTCGACCGGATTTCCGTCGAGCTTCGCGGCGGCGGCCAGGGCCGGGAAGGACATGACGGCATCGCCGATCCAGTTCAGGCCGAAAAAAAGCGTCTTCATGCTGGATTCCTGGCGAACGAGGCGATATCGGCAGCGAGTGCTTTCCAGTCGAAATCCCGGCAGGCCCACGTGTGTTCGGGGCACTCCCGGCGCCTGCCGTGGAGACTGCACGGCTTGCAGGGCAGCTCCTTCGAGAAGATCCGCACGCCCGGGCCGGGAATCGGGGCGAAACCGAGGCAGGGGTCGGTCTGGAAGAAAATCCCCACAACGGGGACTCCGACGGCGCGAGCGAGGTGCATCGGTCCAGAGTCGGTACTGACGGCCAGCCTTGCGAGCGACATCAGTCCGGGAAGTATCTCGAGCGGCGTTTTTCCCCGAAGATCCACGATGCCATCCCCGGCCGTGATCGTGCCGTCGGAGTCGCCCATCAGGACGACCGGTTTCGGGAGTGCCTCGAGAAGTGCGCCGATACCGGCCTGTGGGATCGTTTTTCCCCGATGGGCCGCTGCCGGGTGCAGGATCGTGAAACGCTCCGCCGGCGTCCCGGTCTCACGTTCCAGCCACCCGCGAGCCGCCGCCCGGCATGCATCGGGCAGATTCAGCAGGGCGTCGCCCGGCAGGGGGACGACCTCAGCAGTACGGGCGTATTTCAGCCATACCTGCTCCGTGTCGGAGGGGCGGATGGGATACCGGTTCCGGGCTGCCGCGATCTGCTCGGTCCAGGGTCGTTTCCCGTATCGTCGCACCGGAGCGCCGATGAGCGCCGAGAGCACGACGGACGCAGGCTTCCCCTGGAGGTCGACGACGCGGGATGGGTGGAGTCGCCTGAGGCGTTTCGCGAGCGGCAGGAGATCGTCGGCTCCGCCCAGGAGATGGACCTGGGCGGCCGGCAGGAACGGCGCCAGGGCCGCCCAGCGCCCGTGGAGCACCCAGTGGACCTCCCGCCCCGCCCTCGCAAGCGCGCGCGCCGTCGGAACTGCGAGGAGGACGTCCCCCATCGCCGTCAGCCGTATCAGAACCTCGACGCTCATTGAGACCTTTCTATGTGGTATGATATAATATTGTCGTTCCGTGGAAACTGGCTGGTTCCGAGACCGCCCCTACGCGCGATGCGCCCGTGCTCCCATCTGGGTGCCGTCCTTGTCGGCGGGTAATACGCCCATCTCGTCGAGAGCTTCCAGCGTGCGTTCCGCGGCGCCGGCCATCCGGCGCTGGACCGAAAGAGCCCGCTGTCCCATCGCGACAAACGCGGGATGGTCGGCGAAAAACTCCTCGAGCGTTTTACCGAGCGAGGCGGTATCGTTCACGATTCTGATCCCGTCGCCCTCGACGAGCGCCGCGCGTTCGGACGGGAAGTTCTCCAGGTGCGGGCCCGTGACGAGCGGGACGCCGGCCGCAGCAGGTTCCATCAGGTTGTGCCCTCCCCGGGGGATCAGGCTGCCGCCGACGAACGCGAGGTCGGCGGCCATGTACAGCTTCTGGAGCTCTCCGAGCGTGTCGGCGAGCAGCACCCTTCCGACGGGCGATACGCGGGCCGTCAGTCGGGAGTAGTCGATGTGGCGCGTCTGAAGCAATTTCTCGACGTCGCCGACACGGTTCATGTGCCGCGGAGCCAGGACGAGCGTTGCATTGACCCGGGGCCAGAGAGGTTCGAGGGCGTCGAGAAGCATCGCCTCTTCCCCCTCGTGCGTCGAGCCGCCCACGATGACGAGCCTGCCCGGCGGGATGCCATACGCATCCCTGATGTGTTGCGGGGTGTCGTCCGGCAGTTCGAGGTCGAACTTGAACGGCCCCAGGACACGGATCGTTTCCGATGGGATTCCGACGGCGCGATACCGTCGCTCGTAGATTCGCTCCTGTGCGAAAACGGCTCGAATACCTGCCAGGCCCGGAGAAAAGAGCGGGTGCGCGAGCTTTCCCAGACGCACCGTCGATTCGTTTATGCGAGCATTTATAATAATGACTGGAATATTACGCTCGGCGGCGGTCGCGAGAAATACCGGCCAGAGCTCCGTCTCGCTGATCAGGATCAGGCGCGGTCGCACGATATCGAAAAAAGGGTTCAGAAACTCGGGAAGATCGATGGGAAGCAGACTGGCATGGCCGCTCAGCCCGTCCGCCAGGATGCGGCGATACCCGTCGAGGGTGGTCGCGGTGCAGACTATCCGTTCCGGGCCGAAGCGGCCCTCGAGGCGTCGGAGAAACGGCCGGAGGGTGATGATCTCGCCGAGGGATGCTCCGTGGACCCAGATCGTTCCCGCCTCCGGAATCGGCCGTTCTGGGCGGTAATGGCCCTTGCGAAGCTCGATTTCCTCGCGTTCGAGGCGCTTCGGGGGGAACGTTTCGAGCCCGCAGACGAC
The DNA window shown above is from Candidatus Ozemobacteraceae bacterium and carries:
- the waaF gene encoding lipopolysaccharide heptosyltransferase II: MKTLFFGLNWIGDAVMSFPALAAAAKLDGNPVDILTRPALAPVYSLSPDIGDVVGLDTKQPFWNLLPELIAIRRRRYDRIIVLPRSFRSAFLAFLCGGVRRRGFIGEGRGLFLNDPASVPPWADAIHESRLHLALTDGTVSGNRPADGPAPFPELKSISSADVETVRKKFGLNNTIGYIVIAPGAAFGEIKRWPAERFAALGRHLRDRHGVTIAVSGSPAEAGLTSKIASDIGAGAVDMAGRTTLDELFGLLAGARLLACNDSGTMHLGAALGAPLVVPVGPTDMARTGPMSERAAIVRGRACPGGTPCRRRECRYGTRICLESVTVDAVTAAADNLLAKGIGTC
- a CDS encoding glycosyltransferase family 9 protein; amino-acid sequence: MSVEVLIRLTAMGDVLLAVPTARALARAGREVHWVLHGRWAALAPFLPAAQVHLLGGADDLLPLAKRLRRLHPSRVVDLQGKPASVVLSALIGAPVRRYGKRPWTEQIAAARNRYPIRPSDTEQVWLKYARTAEVVPLPGDALLNLPDACRAAARGWLERETGTPAERFTILHPAAAHRGKTIPQAGIGALLEALPKPVVLMGDSDGTITAGDGIVDLRGKTPLEILPGLMSLARLAVSTDSGPMHLARAVGVPVVGIFFQTDPCLGFAPIPGPGVRIFSKELPCKPCSLHGRRRECPEHTWACRDFDWKALAADIASFARNPA
- a CDS encoding glycosyltransferase N-terminal domain-containing protein produces the protein MTTALSFYRGLLRAVVCGLETFPPKRLEREEIELRKGHYRPERPIPEAGTIWVHGASLGEIITLRPFLRRLEGRFGPERIVCTATTLDGYRRILADGLSGHASLLPIDLPEFLNPFFDIVRPRLILISETELWPVFLATAAERNIPVIIINARINESTVRLGKLAHPLFSPGLAGIRAVFAQERIYERRYRAVGIPSETIRVLGPFKFDLELPDDTPQHIRDAYGIPPGRLVIVGGSTHEGEEAMLLDALEPLWPRVNATLVLAPRHMNRVGDVEKLLQTRHIDYSRLTARVSPVGRVLLADTLGELQKLYMAADLAFVGGSLIPRGGHNLMEPAAAGVPLVTGPHLENFPSERAALVEGDGIRIVNDTASLGKTLEEFFADHPAFVAMGQRALSVQRRMAGAAERTLEALDEMGVLPADKDGTQMGARAHRA